The Gemmatimonadaceae bacterium genome has a window encoding:
- the guaB gene encoding IMP dehydrogenase, giving the protein MTSPRIRDDQALTFDDVLLSPAHSLAHPKHVNTASLFTRGIPLNVPLVSAAMDTVTESEMAIAMARAGGIGVLHKNMSIDRQAAEVDRVKRSESGMILHPITLQPDANLREAVALMAKFRISGVPVVDASGTLVGIITNRDLQFERELDRPLREAMTSERLITAPQGTTLDEAEKIMGKHRIEKLPVVDAAGKLIGLITVKDIHKRRQYPHSNKDQHGRLRVAAAIGAAGDFMDRARALVDAGVDVLIIDTAHGHSEGVLQATAQVRQALPQVQLVAGNVATRQATAALVERGVDAVKVGVGPGSICTTRVVAGVGVPQLTAIMDAVAGAGDVPIIADGGIKYSGDIVKALAAGASSVMMGSMLAGTEESPGESFLLEGRRFKMIRGMGSLSAMQDGSADRYFQDGELGAKKLVPEGIEGRVPYKGPVGDVLFQMVGGLRSGMGYVGCESIAALRTRPTFVRITTAGLRESHPHDVTITREAPNYSV; this is encoded by the coding sequence ATGACCAGTCCACGCATTCGGGACGATCAGGCCCTCACGTTCGACGACGTCCTGCTCTCGCCCGCCCATTCGCTCGCGCATCCCAAGCACGTCAACACCGCCTCACTCTTCACGCGGGGCATTCCCCTGAACGTGCCGCTCGTCTCGGCGGCCATGGATACCGTCACCGAAAGCGAGATGGCCATCGCGATGGCGCGGGCCGGCGGCATCGGGGTGCTGCACAAGAACATGTCCATCGACCGGCAGGCAGCCGAGGTGGATCGGGTGAAGCGATCGGAAAGCGGAATGATCCTGCATCCGATCACCCTGCAGCCCGACGCCAACCTGCGCGAAGCCGTCGCCCTGATGGCCAAGTTCCGCATCTCGGGCGTTCCGGTCGTGGATGCCAGTGGCACCTTGGTGGGCATCATCACCAACCGCGACTTGCAGTTCGAGCGCGAGCTCGACCGCCCGCTGCGCGAGGCGATGACCAGCGAGCGGCTCATCACGGCTCCGCAGGGGACAACGCTGGACGAAGCCGAGAAGATCATGGGCAAGCACCGCATCGAGAAGCTCCCGGTGGTCGACGCGGCCGGCAAGCTGATCGGGCTGATCACGGTCAAGGACATCCACAAGCGCCGCCAGTATCCGCATTCCAATAAGGACCAGCACGGGCGCCTGCGCGTCGCCGCCGCGATCGGCGCGGCCGGCGACTTCATGGACCGGGCACGGGCGCTGGTGGACGCGGGCGTGGACGTGCTGATCATCGACACGGCACACGGCCATTCGGAAGGGGTGCTGCAGGCCACCGCGCAGGTGCGTCAGGCGCTGCCGCAGGTGCAACTCGTGGCCGGCAACGTGGCCACGCGCCAAGCCACTGCCGCGCTCGTCGAGCGGGGCGTGGACGCGGTGAAGGTGGGCGTCGGCCCGGGCTCGATCTGTACCACCCGCGTGGTGGCTGGCGTTGGCGTCCCCCAGCTGACGGCGATCATGGACGCCGTTGCCGGGGCGGGGGACGTGCCGATCATCGCCGACGGAGGCATCAAGTATTCGGGCGACATCGTCAAGGCGCTCGCCGCCGGCGCGTCGTCGGTCATGATGGGTTCGATGCTGGCGGGAACCGAGGAGAGCCCGGGCGAGTCGTTCCTCCTCGAGGGCCGCCGCTTCAAGATGATCCGCGGCATGGGTTCGCTCTCCGCGATGCAGGACGGGAGCGCCGATCGCTACTTCCAGGACGGCGAACTCGGCGCCAAGAAGCTCGTCCCCGAGGGCATCGAGGGGCGCGTCCCGTACAAGGGACCCGTCGGCGATGTCCTCTTCCAGATGGTCGGCGGTCTGCGCAGCGGCATGGGATACGTGGGCTGCGAGAGCATCGCCGCGCTGCGCACGCGTCCGACGTTCGTTCGCATCACCACCGCTGGCCTGCGCGAGTCGCATCCGCATGACGTGACGATCACTCGGGAAGCTCCGAACTACAGCGTGTGA
- a CDS encoding amino acid permease: protein MGLLVKKPMSILMQEASSEGEDSLKRSLSALNLTALGIGAIIGAGIFVLTGTAAATHAGPAIVLSFVFAGLGCAFAGLCYAEFASMIPIAGSAYTYGYATLGEFFAWIIGWDLILEYLFAASTVAVGWAGYFSRIMNDLGFPIPAALANAPYRVEGTHTLVRTGAIINLPAVVLVLALTALLVVGIKESARFNNFIVAVKLGIVLLVIGFGFMFVNQANWHPFIPAKEVVDAATGATRFGWSGIFAGAGVIFFAYIGFDAVSTAAQEAKNPQRDLPIGIMASLVICTILYILMALVMTGLTPFKNLAVPDPVYVALDAAGPGLAWLKYLTTIGAVAGLASVVLVMLMGQPRIFFAMSRDGLLPQLFGKVHPKFRTPYLSTIITGIVAAAVAGAFPIGLLGELVSIGTLLAFVIVCAGILVLRYVQPELHRPFRTPLVPFVPVGGVLVCGWLMWNLPRDTWARLLIWMGLGLVIYFTYGRKHSKLQQAQ from the coding sequence ATGGGCCTTCTCGTCAAGAAGCCGATGTCCATCCTGATGCAGGAAGCGAGCAGCGAGGGCGAAGATTCCCTCAAGCGCTCGCTCTCGGCACTCAACCTGACAGCCCTCGGCATCGGGGCGATCATCGGCGCGGGCATCTTCGTGCTGACCGGAACCGCGGCCGCGACGCACGCGGGCCCGGCCATCGTCCTTTCGTTCGTCTTCGCCGGCCTCGGCTGCGCCTTCGCGGGCCTGTGCTACGCCGAGTTCGCCTCGATGATCCCGATCGCCGGCTCCGCGTATACCTACGGGTATGCGACGCTGGGCGAGTTCTTCGCGTGGATCATCGGATGGGACCTGATCCTCGAGTACCTGTTCGCCGCGTCCACCGTGGCGGTGGGCTGGGCGGGCTACTTCTCGCGCATCATGAATGACCTCGGCTTCCCGATTCCGGCGGCGCTGGCCAACGCGCCGTACCGGGTGGAAGGGACGCACACGCTGGTTCGGACGGGCGCGATCATCAACCTGCCCGCGGTGGTGCTCGTGCTGGCGCTGACGGCGCTGCTGGTGGTCGGCATCAAGGAGTCGGCGCGGTTCAACAACTTCATCGTCGCGGTGAAGCTGGGGATCGTGCTGCTCGTGATCGGCTTCGGCTTCATGTTCGTGAACCAGGCCAACTGGCATCCGTTCATTCCGGCCAAGGAAGTCGTTGACGCCGCCACCGGCGCCACCCGCTTCGGCTGGTCCGGCATCTTTGCCGGCGCGGGCGTGATCTTCTTCGCGTATATCGGTTTCGATGCGGTCTCGACGGCCGCGCAGGAAGCCAAGAATCCCCAGCGCGACCTGCCCATCGGCATCATGGCGTCGCTGGTCATCTGCACCATTCTCTACATCCTGATGGCGCTCGTGATGACCGGCCTGACGCCGTTCAAGAACCTGGCGGTGCCGGATCCGGTGTACGTGGCGCTCGACGCCGCGGGGCCGGGGCTCGCCTGGCTCAAGTACCTCACGACCATCGGTGCGGTTGCCGGCCTGGCGTCGGTGGTGCTGGTGATGCTCATGGGCCAGCCGCGCATCTTCTTCGCGATGTCGCGCGACGGCCTGCTCCCGCAGCTGTTCGGCAAGGTGCATCCCAAGTTCCGCACGCCGTACCTCTCGACGATCATCACCGGCATCGTAGCCGCCGCGGTTGCCGGCGCCTTCCCGATCGGCCTGCTCGGCGAGCTCGTTTCGATCGGCACGCTGCTGGCGTTCGTCATCGTGTGCGCCGGCATCCTCGTGCTTCGGTACGTGCAGCCCGAGCTGCATCGTCCGTTCCGCACGCCGCTGGTGCCGTTCGTGCCGGTCGGTGGCGTGCTGGTCTGCGGCTGGCTGATGTGGAACCTCCCCCGCGACACGTGGGCCCGCCTGCTCATCTGGATGGGCCTCGGCCTGGTGATCTACTTCACCTACGGACGCAAGCATTCCAAGCTGCAACAGGCCCAGTAG
- a CDS encoding DHH family phosphoesterase, protein MLSDLFNVPAGRRADIERLIAELVPGEVVALSTHINADGDGCGSEAALAGLLAQRGITAYVVNPTPWPAMFRFLLEEGGIEDRSAKGTKAIAAADRLIVLDISDVKRLGVLADAVRALARPPLVIDHHLPGDEPPGTLHVTDISACATGEIVYDVACVMNAELTPPIATAIYTAMLTDTGGFRFANTSPRCHAVAAGLLAAGVDPEKMYQRIYASVPRGRLSLIRDALETLGVDEGYGLSWVDVHNGLLDRHNVTAEDLDGVAEYPRSIEGTRLALLFRDLGHGKVKVSFRSVGDVDSNALARRFGGGGHARASGALIAGSLDEVKARVLDEARAFIGRRS, encoded by the coding sequence GTGCTCTCAGATCTCTTCAACGTACCCGCCGGCCGCCGCGCCGACATCGAGCGCCTGATCGCCGAGCTGGTGCCGGGCGAGGTCGTCGCGCTATCGACGCACATCAACGCCGATGGCGACGGCTGCGGCTCCGAGGCAGCGCTGGCCGGGCTGCTCGCGCAGCGCGGGATCACGGCGTATGTGGTGAACCCCACGCCGTGGCCGGCGATGTTCCGCTTCCTGCTGGAGGAGGGCGGCATCGAGGATCGCAGCGCGAAGGGGACCAAGGCAATTGCGGCCGCCGACCGGTTGATCGTGCTCGACATCAGCGACGTGAAGCGGCTGGGCGTCCTCGCGGACGCGGTGCGCGCCCTCGCCCGGCCGCCGCTGGTGATCGATCACCACCTGCCAGGCGATGAGCCGCCGGGGACACTGCACGTCACCGACATCAGCGCCTGCGCGACCGGCGAGATCGTCTACGACGTGGCCTGCGTGATGAACGCCGAGCTCACGCCGCCCATCGCCACGGCCATCTACACGGCCATGCTCACCGACACCGGCGGCTTCCGGTTCGCCAACACCTCGCCCCGCTGCCATGCCGTGGCGGCCGGATTGCTGGCCGCCGGGGTGGATCCCGAGAAGATGTACCAGCGCATCTACGCCTCGGTCCCCCGCGGGCGCCTCTCGCTCATCCGTGACGCGCTCGAGACGCTCGGCGTCGATGAAGGGTACGGATTGTCCTGGGTTGATGTGCACAATGGACTACTGGACCGTCACAATGTGACGGCCGAAGATCTTGACGGGGTGGCGGAGTACCCCCGATCTATAGAGGGTACACGGCTCGCGCTGCTCTTCCGTGACCTTGGCCACGGCAAGGTGAAGGTGTCCTTCCGCAGCGTGGGGGACGTGGACAGCAACGCCCTCGCCCGTCGCTTTGGCGGTGGGGGGCATGCGCGGGCGTCCGGCGCCCTCATCGCCGGGTCGCTCGATGAGGTGAAGGCGCGGGTGCTCGACGAGGCTCGTGCGTTCATCGGCCGTCGCAGCTGA
- a CDS encoding type II secretion system protein translates to MTRLTMRRRIARDGFTAIEMLIVMVIIGIMAAAVMPRISRIVAEERIRKLQAAIATDFELAFALSSRERKPVTVTYNSSAKTLDITDRGTNTVLKSRYLGQNQAFSTTAVTFSPSGGITIFPAGLATAAVTVTVSNGNFTRTVSVTRAGQVTKS, encoded by the coding sequence ATGACTAGACTGACGATGCGTCGTCGCATCGCGCGCGATGGCTTCACGGCCATCGAAATGCTGATCGTGATGGTCATCATCGGCATCATGGCGGCCGCGGTGATGCCGCGCATCAGCCGCATCGTGGCGGAGGAACGCATCCGCAAGCTGCAGGCGGCCATCGCCACCGACTTCGAGCTGGCCTTCGCACTCTCCAGCCGGGAGCGCAAGCCGGTGACGGTCACGTACAACAGCAGCGCGAAGACCCTGGATATCACCGACCGCGGCACGAACACGGTCCTCAAGTCACGCTATCTGGGCCAGAACCAGGCCTTCTCGACCACGGCCGTCACGTTTTCGCCGTCTGGCGGGATCACGATCTTCCCGGCGGGGCTCGCCACGGCGGCGGTGACCGTGACGGTCAGCAATGGCAACTTCACGCGGACCGTCTCCGTGACGCGCGCCGGACAGGTGACCAAATCATGA
- a CDS encoding type II secretion system protein has protein sequence MTNARAPRRARGGFSLVELIITLVLVAIIGAAAGRLLMSQTRFYARIASQKDARSVTRAARNIIQTELSMVEAGGGVVAASNDSIRVRMPIAWGVFCSSSTIMRLPVDSAMRAMATYEGYAIKDTTVTGTYTYTTASSAPTTGSSSDCTNAPMNITAPPNGVYLQLSPTATATTGSPVFLYQTVTYRFGTSGIVPGKRGLFRRIGTGTAEELLAPFDTSAKFRYYQLYSDTAQTTVPALANIRGVELKLDALSPNRASGQANPESVQIKTAIFFRNRVD, from the coding sequence ATGACCAACGCCCGTGCGCCACGCCGCGCCCGCGGCGGCTTTTCGCTGGTGGAGCTCATCATCACGCTCGTCCTGGTCGCCATCATCGGCGCGGCGGCGGGACGGCTGCTGATGAGCCAGACGCGCTTCTATGCCCGGATCGCCAGCCAGAAGGACGCCCGTTCGGTGACGCGCGCGGCCCGCAATATCATCCAGACCGAACTGTCGATGGTCGAGGCGGGCGGCGGCGTGGTGGCGGCCTCCAACGACTCCATCCGGGTGCGCATGCCGATCGCGTGGGGTGTCTTCTGCTCGAGCAGCACGATCATGCGCCTGCCCGTGGACTCCGCCATGCGGGCGATGGCGACGTACGAGGGGTACGCCATCAAGGACACGACCGTCACCGGGACGTACACCTATACCACCGCGAGCAGTGCGCCGACGACGGGCTCGTCCTCCGATTGCACCAACGCGCCGATGAACATCACGGCGCCCCCCAACGGCGTCTACCTGCAGCTCTCGCCGACCGCGACCGCCACCACCGGGTCGCCGGTCTTCCTCTACCAGACCGTGACCTACCGGTTCGGCACGTCCGGCATCGTGCCCGGCAAACGCGGGCTCTTCCGCCGGATCGGCACGGGCACCGCCGAGGAACTGCTGGCCCCGTTCGACACGTCGGCGAAGTTCCGGTACTACCAGCTTTATAGCGACACGGCGCAGACCACGGTGCCGGCGCTGGCCAATATCCGCGGTGTCGAGCTCAAGCTCGACGCGCTGAGTCCCAACCGGGCGAGCGGCCAGGCGAACCCGGAATCGGTGCAGATCAAGACGGCGATCTTCTTCCGCAACAGGGTGGACTAA
- a CDS encoding Mrp/NBP35 family ATP-binding protein — MSQALTARVSAALQQIVNPRTGEDLVSSDQVANIGVTLDGKVRLELRLAAADDATLARTVRQAVERVDGVTDVRVDVRDAMQVAVTENAPAARAPKSLPVMSQPGAPSQPSAPQPVVYPHLGRIVAVSSGKGGVGKSTVTVNLAVALAQQGKRVGILDADIYGPNLPIMLGVNAPPMVENEQIIPLEAHGVKVISLGFLIERDQPAIWRGPIVMKIVTQFLRDVAWGQLDYLFVDMPPGTGDAQLSLVQAAKIEGAVIVTTPQEVAVGDALRGAKMFERVGVPVLGIVENMSWFESPETGKPMAIFGSGGGQRLADELGVALLGQVPLYPPVGEGGDSGQPIVVADPQCSAAKTLNAVATKLAAR, encoded by the coding sequence ATGTCGCAAGCCCTCACCGCGCGTGTCTCCGCCGCGCTGCAGCAGATCGTCAACCCGCGCACCGGCGAAGACCTGGTGTCGAGCGATCAGGTTGCCAACATCGGCGTCACGCTGGACGGCAAGGTCCGGCTTGAGCTGCGGCTCGCCGCCGCCGATGATGCCACGCTGGCCCGCACCGTTCGGCAGGCCGTCGAGCGGGTGGACGGCGTCACCGACGTCCGGGTGGACGTGCGCGACGCCATGCAGGTGGCCGTGACCGAGAACGCGCCGGCGGCTCGCGCCCCCAAGTCGCTCCCGGTGATGAGCCAGCCGGGGGCGCCGTCGCAGCCGTCGGCGCCGCAGCCGGTAGTCTATCCGCACCTGGGCCGCATCGTCGCGGTCTCGTCGGGCAAGGGTGGCGTCGGGAAGTCCACGGTCACCGTGAATCTCGCCGTCGCACTCGCGCAGCAGGGCAAGCGCGTGGGCATTCTCGACGCCGACATCTACGGTCCGAATCTCCCCATCATGCTCGGCGTCAACGCGCCGCCGATGGTGGAGAACGAGCAGATCATCCCGCTCGAGGCGCACGGCGTGAAGGTCATCTCGCTCGGCTTTCTCATCGAACGGGACCAGCCCGCCATCTGGCGCGGTCCCATCGTGATGAAGATCGTCACGCAGTTCCTGCGCGACGTCGCGTGGGGCCAGCTCGACTACCTCTTCGTGGACATGCCGCCGGGCACCGGTGACGCGCAGTTGTCGCTCGTCCAGGCCGCGAAGATCGAGGGCGCCGTCATCGTCACCACGCCGCAGGAAGTGGCGGTGGGTGATGCCCTGCGTGGCGCCAAGATGTTCGAGCGTGTCGGCGTGCCGGTGCTCGGCATCGTCGAGAACATGAGCTGGTTCGAGTCGCCGGAGACGGGCAAGCCGATGGCGATCTTCGGGTCGGGCGGCGGGCAGCGACTCGCCGACGAACTCGGCGTCGCGCTGCTCGGACAGGTGCCGCTGTATCCCCCCGTGGGCGAGGGCGGCGACAGCGGACAACCGATCGTCGTTGCCGATCCGCAGTGCAGCGCGGCGAAGACGCTCAACGCGGTGGCCACAAAGCTCGCCGCGCGCTGA
- a CDS encoding SAM-dependent chlorinase/fluorinase codes for MPLVTLLTDFGTADGYVAEMKGVLLTGAPAAQLVDVSHDVPAQDVEIARLTFARYWRRFPVGTVHVVVVDPDVGTARKALAIESDGRFAVGPDNGVLSPAMLVPGARAVALEIPMGAAPTFHGRDVFAPAAVRLLNGTPLDELGTAYSDAALRRTPEAQRRFDGGQDGLVLGVDRFGNLITNLTGRGEGTVEIAGRLLRIVRTYGDVGEGDLLALVGSHGLIEVALRGGNAARTLGIGRGEPVTLRREV; via the coding sequence ATGCCCCTCGTCACTCTCCTGACCGATTTCGGCACGGCGGACGGCTACGTCGCGGAAATGAAGGGCGTCCTGCTGACCGGGGCGCCCGCCGCACAGCTGGTGGATGTCTCGCACGACGTGCCCGCGCAGGATGTGGAGATCGCGCGCCTGACCTTTGCCCGGTACTGGCGGCGATTTCCGGTGGGGACGGTGCACGTGGTCGTCGTCGACCCCGATGTGGGGACGGCGCGCAAGGCGCTGGCGATCGAGAGTGACGGCCGTTTTGCCGTCGGGCCGGACAATGGCGTGCTCTCCCCCGCCATGCTCGTTCCCGGCGCGCGCGCCGTGGCGCTCGAGATTCCAATGGGCGCCGCGCCCACCTTCCACGGACGCGACGTGTTCGCTCCCGCGGCCGTGCGCCTGCTCAACGGCACGCCGCTCGACGAGCTGGGTACGGCGTACAGCGACGCGGCCCTTCGCCGCACGCCCGAGGCGCAGCGCCGTTTCGACGGCGGACAGGATGGACTGGTGCTGGGCGTGGACCGCTTCGGCAACCTCATCACCAACCTCACCGGGCGCGGCGAGGGGACGGTGGAGATTGCGGGCCGGCTGCTGCGCATCGTGCGCACCTACGGCGATGTCGGCGAAGGCGACTTGCTGGCGCTCGTCGGCTCACACGGGCTGATCGAAGTGGCGCTGCGCGGTGGCAACGCCGCGCGCACCCTCGGCATCGGCCGCGGCGAGCCAGTGACGCTGCGCCGCGAAGTCTAG
- a CDS encoding polymer-forming cytoskeletal protein — MRGLTMAAVATVVAIGGATRLAAQQATSPAPGAAPAMVASPAARDSVAQTLDSARRTSAGRTLPSIDRFAWGNLSIPAGATVDGPVAAARGTVDVRGVVKGDVYTIGGDVVVHSGGEITGSALALQGKVIVNGGHVGGDMKAVAPLGAATAGAPPLTGPAAVAHALKITAAWFAIVLLVGLGVIIFSGAQLEAVVQALENRFTMAFFLGIAAQIGMIPLLALLCLALTLTLVGILLIPFAVVAFILGAAGLVTLGGLAAASVAGHALVGQGPNVRVRAVRSLMIGTSILLLPWLANALLVNSTWGGMLARILAIAVTWVAASAGLGAALMARGGVRHVQVHVASAEVSPAGWQTPTPIGGIVAARRPTATPSTPAGSSH; from the coding sequence ATGCGCGGCCTCACAATGGCCGCCGTCGCGACCGTTGTCGCGATCGGTGGCGCCACTCGTTTGGCAGCGCAGCAGGCCACCAGCCCGGCCCCCGGCGCCGCGCCGGCCATGGTCGCGTCGCCCGCCGCGCGCGACTCGGTGGCGCAGACGCTTGATAGTGCCCGCCGCACCAGCGCCGGGCGGACGCTGCCGTCCATCGACCGCTTCGCCTGGGGGAACCTGAGCATCCCGGCGGGTGCGACGGTGGACGGCCCCGTGGCCGCAGCTCGGGGCACGGTGGATGTGCGGGGAGTGGTGAAGGGCGACGTCTACACCATCGGTGGCGACGTCGTCGTGCATTCGGGGGGCGAGATCACGGGCTCCGCGCTCGCGCTGCAGGGCAAGGTCATCGTGAACGGCGGGCACGTCGGCGGCGACATGAAGGCCGTGGCGCCCCTCGGCGCGGCGACGGCGGGTGCGCCGCCGCTGACCGGCCCAGCCGCCGTGGCGCATGCCCTCAAGATCACCGCCGCCTGGTTCGCCATCGTCCTGCTCGTCGGACTTGGCGTCATCATCTTCTCGGGCGCGCAACTCGAGGCGGTGGTCCAGGCCCTCGAGAATCGCTTTACGATGGCGTTCTTCCTCGGCATTGCCGCGCAAATTGGCATGATCCCGCTGCTCGCGCTGCTCTGTCTCGCGCTGACGCTCACCCTCGTTGGCATCCTGCTCATCCCGTTTGCCGTCGTCGCCTTCATTCTCGGCGCGGCCGGGCTCGTGACGCTGGGCGGCCTGGCGGCCGCGTCGGTCGCGGGGCACGCGCTGGTCGGCCAGGGGCCGAATGTGCGCGTGCGCGCAGTGCGGTCGCTGATGATCGGCACGTCGATATTGCTCCTGCCATGGCTCGCCAATGCGCTGCTGGTGAACAGCACGTGGGGTGGCATGCTCGCGCGCATTCTCGCGATCGCGGTCACCTGGGTGGCGGCCTCCGCCGGACTCGGCGCGGCGCTGATGGCGCGCGGCGGCGTGCGGCACGTGCAGGTGCATGTGGCCAGCGCCGAGGTCTCGCCGGCGGGCTGGCAGACGCCGACGCCGATTGGCGGCATCGTGGCGGCACGCCGACCGACGGCGACGCCGTCAACGCCCGCCGGCTCGTCGCACTAG
- a CDS encoding sigma-70 family RNA polymerase sigma factor has protein sequence MPPALDLPNLPDADVARLAQRGREAAFRELVRRYERPVFSLVFRMVRDSATAEDLAQDTFIKVLNHIDKYRPEFKFSSWLFKIANNVAIDHLRRRHLDTISMDGAPNAATAADIEATSFDIADRSESALDLMEAKELGSAIEQAIGSLRPEYRSCIMLRHVEGRSYEEIAATLDLPLGTVKTYIHRARHQLREALEHLRE, from the coding sequence ATGCCTCCGGCTCTCGATCTCCCCAACCTTCCCGACGCGGACGTCGCCCGACTCGCCCAACGAGGGCGCGAGGCGGCCTTCCGGGAGCTCGTGCGCCGCTATGAACGGCCGGTCTTTTCGCTGGTTTTCCGCATGGTGCGCGACAGCGCCACCGCCGAGGACCTGGCGCAGGACACGTTCATCAAGGTCCTGAACCACATCGACAAATACCGCCCCGAGTTCAAGTTCTCGAGCTGGCTGTTCAAGATTGCGAACAACGTCGCCATCGATCACCTGCGGCGCCGGCACCTGGACACCATCTCGATGGATGGCGCCCCCAATGCCGCCACGGCGGCCGACATCGAGGCGACGTCGTTCGACATCGCGGACCGATCGGAGTCAGCCCTGGACCTGATGGAGGCCAAGGAGCTGGGGTCGGCCATCGAACAGGCCATCGGCTCCCTCCGCCCCGAGTACCGGTCGTGCATCATGCTGCGCCACGTGGAGGGGCGTTCCTACGAGGAGATCGCGGCCACCCTCGACCTCCCGCTGGGGACCGTCAAGACGTACATCCACCGCGCCCGGCACCAGCTCCGGGAGGCCCTGGAGCACCTCAGGGAGTGA
- a CDS encoding class I SAM-dependent methyltransferase codes for MNQTTDLEAREASAAAAGAAGKRAYVQRMFSDIAPRYDLLNRVLSLGIDRYWRRFALARLGWERDPAGTFLDLCAGTLDVASALSARTGFRGRVVGADFAEPMLRAGRSKLAGRPITPVVADALALPMAGSSLSGAIVAFGIRNVADLDACLREVRRALKPGARFVILEFSTPRVSLVRRVYHAYFHHVLPKIGGLVSGHRTAYTYLPDSVKNFPETTELAARMEAAGYVDVRWRTLTFGIAAVHVGTNPADGGWQKAEGR; via the coding sequence GTGAATCAGACGACCGACCTCGAGGCGCGAGAGGCGAGCGCCGCGGCGGCCGGCGCCGCGGGGAAGCGCGCCTATGTCCAGCGGATGTTCTCGGACATCGCGCCCCGATACGACCTGCTCAACCGCGTGCTCAGCCTGGGCATCGATCGCTACTGGCGGCGGTTTGCACTCGCGAGGTTGGGCTGGGAGCGCGATCCGGCCGGCACCTTTCTCGATCTCTGCGCCGGCACGCTCGACGTCGCGTCGGCCTTGAGTGCGCGGACGGGCTTCCGGGGGCGGGTGGTCGGCGCTGATTTTGCGGAACCGATGTTGCGGGCGGGACGTTCGAAGCTGGCGGGGCGACCGATCACCCCGGTGGTGGCCGATGCGTTGGCACTTCCGATGGCCGGCAGCAGTCTCTCCGGGGCGATCGTGGCCTTCGGCATCCGCAACGTTGCCGACCTTGACGCCTGCCTGCGTGAAGTGCGGAGAGCGTTGAAACCCGGGGCGCGGTTCGTCATCCTCGAGTTCTCCACGCCGCGGGTCTCGCTGGTGCGGAGGGTCTATCATGCGTACTTCCACCACGTGCTCCCGAAGATCGGCGGACTGGTGAGCGGGCATCGCACCGCGTACACGTACCTGCCGGATTCGGTGAAGAACTTCCCGGAGACGACGGAACTGGCGGCCCGGATGGAAGCGGCGGGCTATGTGGACGTAAGGTGGCGGACACTAACGTTTGGAATTGCCGCAGTGCATGTCGGGACTAACCCGGCTGATGGCGGATGGCAGAAGGCGGAGGGCAGATAG